From Mucilaginibacter rubeus, a single genomic window includes:
- a CDS encoding PAS domain-containing sensor histidine kinase translates to MESAALLNAIIENAIDGIITIDERGLIESINPSACKLFQYTPAEVTGKNVSMLMPPPDRNNHDEYINRYQNTGRAHIIGIGREVTGLRKDGSQFPFRLAVSEVKYSGRKIYTGFIHDISREKEAEEQLKDYASHLEDEVHERTQSLQLSVKELQQAKEEVSISLEKEKELGQLKSRFVSMASHEFRTPLSAVQLSASLIERYAGHVQSQNISKHVNKIKNAVGNLTTILNDFLSHEKLEAGRVEASLTSFDLVKLAEEITEEMQLIAKKDQNIIYQHTGSNSGVNLDLNLLKNCIINLIANAIKYSGENTFIEFNTEIGKNGCIITVKDNGIGIPETDQKHLFEAFFRAHNTGNIPGTGLGLNIVARYAHLMNGSVAFKSSVNKGTIFTISFPEQ, encoded by the coding sequence ATGGAAAGTGCAGCATTACTGAATGCGATCATCGAAAACGCTATTGATGGTATCATAACAATTGATGAAAGAGGGTTGATCGAATCGATCAACCCTTCTGCATGTAAACTATTTCAGTATACCCCTGCCGAAGTAACCGGCAAAAACGTATCCATGCTGATGCCCCCACCAGATAGGAACAATCACGATGAATACATCAACAGGTACCAGAACACCGGGCGGGCACACATTATAGGTATTGGCCGTGAGGTTACGGGATTGCGAAAAGATGGTTCACAATTCCCTTTCCGCCTTGCGGTAAGCGAGGTAAAATACTCGGGGCGCAAAATATACACCGGCTTTATACACGATATCAGCCGCGAAAAGGAAGCAGAAGAACAGCTAAAGGATTATGCGTCACACCTGGAAGATGAGGTACATGAACGTACGCAATCACTCCAACTCTCCGTAAAAGAACTTCAGCAAGCTAAAGAGGAAGTCAGCATTTCGCTCGAAAAAGAAAAAGAGTTAGGACAGTTAAAAAGCCGTTTTGTATCGATGGCATCGCACGAGTTTCGTACTCCTTTAAGTGCTGTGCAACTATCTGCCTCACTCATTGAACGATACGCGGGGCATGTGCAAAGTCAAAACATCAGCAAACACGTCAACAAGATCAAAAACGCGGTAGGCAATCTTACTACTATACTCAATGATTTCCTGTCGCACGAAAAGCTCGAGGCCGGGCGTGTTGAGGCCTCATTAACATCTTTTGACCTGGTAAAGCTGGCAGAAGAGATCACGGAGGAAATGCAGCTGATAGCCAAAAAAGACCAGAACATCATCTATCAGCACACCGGTAGCAACAGCGGGGTTAACCTCGATTTAAACCTGCTCAAAAACTGCATTATCAACCTCATTGCCAACGCCATCAAATACTCTGGCGAAAACACTTTTATAGAGTTTAATACCGAGATTGGAAAAAACGGCTGTATCATTACCGTAAAAGATAACGGTATAGGCATCCCCGAAACCGATCAGAAGCATTTATTTGAAGCTTTCTTCAGGGCACACAACACGGGCAATATTCCCGGCACCGGCTTAGGCTTAAACATTGTTGCCCGCTATGCCCACCTCATGAATGGCAGCGTAGCTTTTAAAAGCAGCGTTAACAAGGGCACCATATTCACCATTTCATTTCCAGAACAATGA
- a CDS encoding organic hydroperoxide resistance protein, whose product MEPVTVIDVTNNAQIVADKVLYTGKVKTTGGREGTSKSTDGRLDISLSTPGGQGSGTNPEQLFAAGWSACFIGAMRRNAAGLQIPLPADTTVEAEIDLATNGEGSSLAFSLQARLKVYLPGLTADQAKAVVEAAHQTCPYSKATRGNINVLINVSV is encoded by the coding sequence ATGGAACCAGTAACAGTAATTGATGTAACCAATAACGCGCAGATAGTTGCGGATAAAGTATTATATACAGGCAAAGTAAAAACAACCGGCGGCCGCGAAGGCACCTCAAAAAGCACCGATGGCCGTTTGGATATCAGTCTGTCTACTCCGGGAGGGCAAGGCAGCGGGACTAATCCCGAGCAGCTATTTGCTGCCGGTTGGTCGGCTTGTTTTATTGGTGCTATGAGGCGCAATGCGGCAGGTTTGCAAATCCCGCTTCCGGCTGATACTACCGTTGAAGCAGAAATTGACCTGGCCACAAACGGCGAGGGAAGCAGCCTTGCCTTTAGCCTCCAGGCGCGTTTGAAAGTTTATCTTCCCGGCCTTACAGCAGACCAGGCAAAGGCAGTGGTTGAAGCCGCACACCAAACCTGCCCTTATTCAAAGGCTACACGCGGTAATATCAACGTTTTAATTAATGTTTCTGTCTGA
- a CDS encoding universal stress protein: MKTLLVTTDFSANAKHAAEYGYKLAKQIKANMVLCNAVIVPAEMPQAGTVVWPMDDLELLLGDSTIGLECLKSELEKAANTNGFIPEITIKNEPGILTDVVESYAESQSVDLVVMGTHGEGMSSFLLGNHCKNMIANTTRPLMLISPDTQFVPLKKIAFATDFADPENDIQSLFHLIPLAKILGAEILLTHVYDGEELTAELKKTISDFMTHVSNKANYPHIYYRSVRNSKVEAGLSWLCEHGQVDMLVMVHRPHSFVYRLLKSSHSEKMAGRITIPLLVFPAVK, encoded by the coding sequence ATGAAAACACTGCTTGTTACCACCGATTTTTCAGCCAATGCAAAGCATGCTGCTGAATATGGCTATAAACTTGCCAAACAGATCAAAGCTAACATGGTACTATGTAATGCGGTTATCGTACCTGCCGAGATGCCGCAAGCGGGCACTGTAGTATGGCCCATGGACGATCTTGAATTATTGTTAGGGGATAGTACTATCGGCCTTGAGTGCTTAAAATCTGAGTTGGAAAAGGCGGCTAATACTAACGGTTTTATCCCCGAAATTACTATTAAAAATGAACCGGGAATTTTGACTGATGTTGTGGAAAGCTATGCGGAAAGCCAATCGGTTGATTTGGTAGTGATGGGTACTCATGGCGAAGGGATGAGTAGCTTTTTATTAGGCAACCACTGTAAAAACATGATAGCAAATACCACCAGGCCTTTAATGCTTATTTCTCCCGATACTCAATTTGTGCCCTTAAAAAAAATAGCTTTCGCAACGGATTTTGCTGATCCGGAGAATGATATACAGAGCTTGTTTCATTTGATTCCGCTCGCCAAAATTTTAGGTGCCGAAATTTTGCTTACCCATGTTTATGATGGTGAAGAACTCACCGCCGAGTTGAAAAAGACAATCTCGGATTTCATGACCCATGTATCTAACAAAGCGAATTACCCGCACATATATTATCGCAGTGTGCGGAACAGCAAGGTTGAAGCTGGTTTAAGCTGGCTTTGTGAACACGGGCAGGTGGATATGCTGGTAATGGTGCACAGGCCTCATAGTTTTGTTTACCGCTTGCTGAAAAGCAGCCACAGTGAAAAAATGGCCGGTCGTATCACTATTCCGCTATTGGTTTTCCCCGCTGTGAAATAG
- the hemN gene encoding oxygen-independent coproporphyrinogen III oxidase: protein MEQSLTAKYNVAAPRYTSYPTMPYWDTDVFSNDEWVKTVKRSFIESNTRDGISIYIHLPFCENLCTYCGCNTRITKNHRVEEPYIKALLLEWAMYKNIFGKKPLIREIHLGGGTPTFFSPANLKALISAILLNADIHPDANFSFEAHPANTTVDHLQVLYDLGFRRLSLGLQDFDPKVQFIINRHQTIEQIQAVTGQARRIGYTSINYDLIYGLPLQTLPGLAETMQQVAGLMPDRIAFYSYAHVPWIKPGQRRFTEKDLPDAKLKAKLYEVGRSLLKHYGYIEIGMDHFALPGDELLLAEQNGNLHRNFMGYTHQHTQLLIGLGVSSISDSQYAFAQNVKTVEEYLGLVKNGELPVFKGHILTNDDMIIRRHIQDIMCTGQTTWNHHTEPCEPLLEGIERLQPLADDGLIELNSWGLKVTPTGKNFLRNICMAIDARLWANKPATQLFSMAI, encoded by the coding sequence ATGGAACAATCACTTACAGCCAAATACAATGTGGCTGCTCCCCGCTACACCAGTTACCCAACCATGCCTTATTGGGATACCGATGTATTTAGTAATGACGAATGGGTAAAAACGGTAAAACGCTCCTTTATAGAAAGTAACACGCGGGATGGTATCAGTATATACATCCACTTACCTTTTTGCGAAAACCTGTGCACATACTGCGGCTGCAATACACGTATCACCAAAAATCACCGGGTTGAGGAACCGTACATTAAAGCCTTGCTACTGGAATGGGCTATGTACAAGAACATCTTTGGTAAGAAGCCCCTCATCCGCGAAATTCATCTTGGCGGCGGTACTCCCACATTCTTTAGTCCGGCAAATCTTAAAGCGCTGATCAGCGCTATTTTGCTTAATGCAGATATCCATCCGGATGCAAACTTTAGCTTTGAAGCTCATCCGGCCAATACTACGGTTGATCATTTACAGGTTTTGTATGATCTTGGTTTCCGAAGGTTGAGCCTGGGCCTCCAGGATTTCGACCCTAAAGTTCAGTTTATCATCAACCGCCATCAAACCATAGAACAGATTCAAGCTGTTACCGGCCAGGCACGCCGTATTGGTTATACATCAATCAACTATGATCTTATTTACGGCTTGCCCTTGCAAACCTTACCCGGTTTAGCAGAAACTATGCAACAGGTTGCCGGATTAATGCCCGACAGAATAGCTTTTTACAGCTACGCGCACGTACCATGGATAAAACCCGGCCAGCGCCGGTTTACAGAAAAAGACTTGCCCGATGCAAAGCTTAAGGCTAAGTTATATGAGGTAGGCCGGTCTCTGCTAAAACACTACGGCTACATTGAAATAGGTATGGATCATTTTGCCCTCCCGGGCGATGAATTGCTTTTGGCTGAACAAAACGGTAACCTCCACCGTAATTTTATGGGATATACCCATCAGCACACACAGCTATTGATTGGTTTAGGGGTATCCTCTATTAGCGATTCGCAATATGCTTTCGCCCAAAACGTAAAAACAGTTGAGGAATACCTGGGGCTTGTAAAAAATGGCGAGCTACCAGTTTTTAAAGGTCATATCTTAACCAATGATGATATGATCATCCGCAGGCATATTCAGGATATCATGTGTACAGGCCAAACCACCTGGAACCATCATACAGAACCCTGTGAGCCGTTGCTTGAAGGCATTGAACGCCTGCAACCCTTAGCCGACGATGGACTGATAGAACTCAACTCATGGGGCTTGAAGGTTACTCCAACAGGCAAGAACTTTTTACGCAATATTTGTATGGCTATTGATGCCCGGCTATGGGCAAATAAACCTGCTACGCAGTTATTTAGTATGGCGATATGA
- a CDS encoding alpha/beta fold hydrolase: protein MENKTNFSRRRFLSITALTVAAAEFGGFGLLKAETRNTDSSAPQNTPFSNRSFDTIKQVKTSLLDIGYAESGPANGQPVILLHGWPYDIHSYVEVSAILAKAGYRVIVPHLRGHGTTQFLSAQTFRNGQQAALATDIIELMDALKIDSAIIGGFDWGARTADIMAALWPERCKALVSVSGYLIGSQEANKKPLPPKAELSWWYQFYFSTERGRAGYEANRRDFNRLIWETASPKWKFSDAEFERSVPAFDNPDHVAIVIHNYRWRLALAEGEAKYDELEKKLAMAPPITVPTVTLEGDANGAPHPQPADYAIRFKGKYAHHTITGGIGHNLPQEAPKAFADAIIEAESFTK from the coding sequence ATGGAAAACAAAACAAACTTCAGTCGCCGCCGCTTCCTTAGCATCACCGCCCTAACTGTTGCAGCTGCAGAATTTGGCGGCTTCGGATTATTGAAAGCTGAAACCAGGAATACTGATTCATCTGCGCCACAAAACACTCCTTTTTCCAACAGAAGTTTTGATACCATCAAACAGGTAAAAACCAGCCTGCTTGACATCGGATATGCCGAAAGCGGTCCGGCTAACGGACAACCTGTGATATTACTTCACGGCTGGCCTTATGATATACATAGTTATGTTGAGGTGTCTGCCATACTTGCTAAGGCTGGTTACAGGGTAATAGTTCCTCATTTGCGCGGCCATGGTACAACACAATTCCTTTCGGCACAAACATTCAGAAACGGACAACAGGCCGCATTAGCAACCGATATCATCGAGCTAATGGATGCCTTGAAAATAGATAGCGCGATTATTGGCGGGTTTGACTGGGGCGCTCGCACAGCCGATATCATGGCAGCCTTATGGCCCGAACGTTGTAAAGCCCTGGTATCTGTAAGCGGTTACCTGATAGGCAGCCAGGAAGCAAATAAAAAACCATTACCGCCAAAAGCAGAACTATCATGGTGGTACCAGTTTTATTTTAGCACTGAACGCGGCCGCGCGGGCTATGAAGCCAACAGGCGCGATTTTAACAGGCTGATCTGGGAAACGGCTTCACCTAAATGGAAGTTCAGCGACGCCGAATTTGAGCGCTCAGTTCCAGCTTTTGACAACCCTGATCACGTTGCCATTGTGATACATAATTACCGCTGGCGCCTGGCCCTTGCCGAAGGTGAAGCAAAATACGACGAGCTTGAAAAGAAACTGGCCATGGCCCCTCCTATCACCGTGCCAACGGTAACACTTGAAGGCGACGCCAACGGTGCACCGCATCCTCAACCTGCTGATTACGCCATCAGGTTTAAAGGCAAATATGCACACCACACCATAACCGGTGGTATCGGCCATAATCTTCCGCAGGAAGCCCCTAAAGCTTTTGCTGACGCGATAATTGAAGCCGAAAGCTTTACTAAATAA
- a CDS encoding OmpW/AlkL family protein yields MKTLKLCMLALCLFSAFNGLAQQKNEWDIRVRAIGILPQESAKIGVIGGDINISNAYVPELDVTYFFAKNFSAELILGTSKHKVKTQGSNLTAIGGSSSADINLGKVWLLPPTLTLQYHLPTGTAFKPYIGAGANYTIFYNADKGPVVQAINYQNKFSFATQAGIDYDITKTVFLNIDVKKLFLNTNATVNAANLTPAGNQSLEPVLKHIGADVKIRPWVVGIGVGYRIK; encoded by the coding sequence ATGAAAACTTTAAAACTATGTATGTTGGCGTTATGCCTGTTTAGTGCGTTTAACGGCTTAGCCCAACAGAAAAATGAATGGGATATCCGCGTGAGGGCAATAGGCATACTACCCCAGGAAAGCGCCAAAATTGGAGTTATAGGCGGCGATATCAATATAAGCAACGCGTACGTGCCCGAGCTGGATGTTACTTATTTCTTCGCCAAAAACTTCTCGGCCGAACTGATTCTTGGTACATCAAAGCATAAAGTAAAAACGCAGGGATCAAACCTTACAGCTATAGGCGGCAGTTCTTCGGCAGATATTAACCTTGGCAAAGTTTGGTTGCTACCACCCACCCTTACTTTACAATACCATTTGCCAACCGGTACAGCATTTAAACCCTACATAGGCGCGGGTGCAAATTATACCATATTTTATAATGCCGATAAAGGCCCGGTTGTACAGGCAATAAATTATCAAAACAAGTTTTCGTTTGCAACGCAGGCCGGTATTGATTACGACATTACTAAAACCGTATTCCTAAATATTGATGTGAAGAAACTTTTCCTGAATACTAATGCAACCGTAAACGCCGCTAACCTCACACCTGCCGGTAATCAATCACTTGAACCTGTATTGAAACACATTGGTGCGGATGTTAAAATAAGGCCCTGGGTAGTTGGCATTGGAGTTGGATACCGGATAAAGTAA
- a CDS encoding response regulator has product MSKKILIIEDNNDIRENVVEILELAGYSVFEASNGRTGVDLALKNIPDVILCDIMMPELDGYGVLYMLNKNPVTAAIPFIFLTAKAERVDLRKGMEMGADDYLTKPFDDMELLSAVESRLKKKEAQQIFYSRSLDNLNQLLSKNKGLAELKRIIEERRARQFKKNQVIYYEGDKGNGLYLVIKGRIKTVKMAEDGRELMTGIYTTDEYLGIHSLLSNETYSETATALEDSLLCLIPKDQLDELLNLYPEVGREFIRLLANNIRDKEEQLLQLAYHSVRKRMAEAMLRLHKQYTSAIDSFKISREDLAAMAGMATETVSRTLSDFKDEGLIDKKGSVITILDINKLSKMRN; this is encoded by the coding sequence ATGAGCAAAAAGATACTAATTATTGAAGATAACAACGATATCCGCGAAAACGTGGTTGAGATATTGGAGCTTGCCGGCTACAGCGTATTTGAAGCCAGCAACGGCCGCACCGGGGTCGATCTGGCTTTAAAAAACATCCCGGATGTTATCTTATGCGATATTATGATGCCGGAGTTGGATGGATACGGTGTATTGTATATGCTGAATAAAAACCCGGTCACGGCTGCCATCCCCTTTATATTTTTAACCGCCAAAGCCGAGCGGGTTGACCTGCGCAAAGGCATGGAAATGGGTGCCGACGATTACCTTACCAAGCCGTTTGATGATATGGAACTGCTGAGCGCCGTTGAAAGCCGGCTCAAAAAGAAAGAAGCTCAACAGATCTTTTACAGCCGCTCTCTCGATAATTTAAACCAGCTGTTATCTAAAAACAAAGGTCTGGCCGAATTAAAGCGAATCATTGAAGAACGGCGCGCCCGTCAGTTCAAGAAAAACCAGGTAATTTATTATGAGGGCGATAAAGGTAACGGCCTTTACCTGGTAATAAAAGGAAGGATAAAAACTGTAAAAATGGCCGAGGATGGCCGTGAGCTGATGACCGGAATTTATACCACCGACGAATACCTGGGCATTCATTCCCTGCTATCAAACGAAACCTATAGCGAAACGGCCACAGCACTGGAAGATAGTTTACTATGCCTTATCCCTAAAGACCAGCTGGATGAGCTATTGAATTTATACCCCGAGGTTGGACGCGAATTTATCAGGCTGCTTGCCAACAACATCCGTGATAAGGAAGAACAGTTGCTGCAACTTGCCTATCACTCCGTCAGAAAAAGAATGGCCGAAGCCATGCTGCGCCTCCATAAACAATATACCAGCGCTATCGACAGCTTTAAAATATCAAGGGAAGATTTAGCCGCTATGGCAGGCATGGCTACAGAAACGGTTAGCAGAACGCTATCCGATTTTAAAGACGAGGGCCTGATAGATAAAAAAGGCAGCGTGATCACCATCCTTGATATCAACAAGCTATCAAAGATGAGAAACTGA
- the queD gene encoding 6-carboxytetrahydropterin synthase QueD, whose amino-acid sequence MIIYQHFTFDAAHFLPHVPEGHKCRNLHGHTYHLTLYITGDVLEQEGWILDFSDLKAIVAPVIGMLDHTLLNNIEGLENPTAELLATWIWKKVKPLLPGLKKIELKETPSSGVIYEGE is encoded by the coding sequence ATGATCATTTACCAACACTTTACATTTGATGCCGCGCACTTTTTGCCGCATGTTCCCGAGGGCCACAAGTGCCGTAATTTGCATGGGCACACTTATCATCTTACACTTTATATTACCGGCGATGTGCTGGAACAAGAGGGCTGGATTCTGGATTTTTCTGACTTGAAAGCAATTGTAGCACCAGTTATTGGCATGCTTGATCATACACTTTTGAATAATATTGAAGGGCTAGAAAACCCCACGGCCGAACTTTTGGCCACCTGGATCTGGAAAAAAGTAAAGCCTTTATTACCGGGGCTGAAGAAGATAGAACTGAAAGAAACGCCGTCATCAGGTGTGATTTATGAGGGCGAATAG
- a CDS encoding 2-hydroxyacid dehydrogenase → MKAVAYSIKPFEKEFLAKANQKKHDITLISNALGPDTAVFAEGKDAVIVFTNDDVSAPVIEKLAGFGVKLIITRSTGTDHIDKQVAAAYGISVSNIPSYSPQAIAEHAVALAFALNRQIIRADEHSHHFDFRNDELMGFNFSGKTVGLIGLGNTGKAAAKIFDGLGCNVIAYDPAFPADAPNIKPVALDELLATADIISLHLPLTPGTKHFIKNETISLMKNGVMLINTSRGALIRTTDVIAALKSGKIGYLGLDVYEFEKGLFFEDHEDDLIKDPLLHSLLNYPNVLVTPHQAYLTKEALQEIADQTIRNLDQWRQNKCSGEACVCANSCRNNTIHSTL, encoded by the coding sequence ATGAAAGCGGTAGCATACAGTATCAAACCTTTTGAAAAGGAGTTTCTGGCAAAAGCCAATCAAAAAAAACACGACATTACTTTAATATCCAACGCCCTCGGCCCAGATACAGCCGTGTTTGCCGAGGGTAAAGATGCCGTAATTGTTTTTACCAATGATGACGTGTCGGCCCCGGTAATTGAAAAGCTTGCCGGCTTTGGTGTAAAGCTCATCATCACCCGCTCAACCGGCACCGATCATATTGATAAACAAGTAGCGGCTGCATATGGCATCAGTGTATCAAATATCCCGTCCTATTCGCCGCAGGCTATAGCTGAGCACGCGGTAGCCCTTGCATTCGCGCTAAACCGGCAAATCATCAGGGCTGATGAGCACAGTCATCATTTTGATTTCAGAAATGATGAGTTGATGGGATTTAACTTTTCAGGAAAAACAGTGGGGCTAATTGGCCTTGGCAATACGGGCAAAGCTGCAGCGAAGATCTTTGACGGCCTTGGCTGCAATGTAATTGCTTATGATCCGGCATTCCCCGCAGACGCTCCCAATATAAAACCCGTTGCTTTGGATGAACTGCTTGCCACTGCTGATATCATTTCGCTTCATTTACCGCTTACGCCAGGCACCAAACACTTCATCAAAAACGAAACCATCAGCCTCATGAAAAACGGGGTAATGCTGATCAACACTTCAAGAGGTGCGCTCATCCGTACTACCGATGTTATAGCGGCCCTAAAAAGTGGCAAGATTGGCTATCTGGGTTTGGATGTTTATGAATTTGAAAAGGGTTTATTTTTTGAGGATCATGAAGATGATCTTATTAAAGATCCTTTACTGCATAGCTTATTAAATTATCCCAACGTGCTGGTTACGCCGCACCAGGCCTATTTAACCAAAGAAGCCCTGCAGGAAATAGCAGACCAAACCATCCGCAACCTTGATCAGTGGCGGCAGAACAAGTGTTCCGGCGAAGCCTGTGTATGCGCCAACAGTTGCCGGAATAATACCATCCACTCAACGCTTTAA